A region from the uncultured Sunxiuqinia sp. genome encodes:
- a CDS encoding TfoX/Sxy family protein, with protein MQQLRDLPNIGTIAENKLREVGIETPEQLKTIGAEQTFTRLKTVDKGACLSMLCALEGAILGIRWHQLPKERKQELKEFLNMRNIQQ; from the coding sequence ATGCAACAATTACGCGATCTACCCAACATCGGAACAATAGCTGAAAACAAATTAAGGGAAGTTGGAATCGAAACCCCTGAACAGCTGAAAACAATTGGAGCGGAACAAACATTTACTCGTTTAAAGACAGTCGACAAAGGAGCCTGCTTAAGTATGTTGTGTGCGCTGGAAGGAGCAATATTGGGGATCCGGTGGCACCAGTTACCTAAAGAACGAAAGCAAGAACTTAAAGAATTCCTGAACATGCGAAATATACAACAATAG